In the genome of Chrysemys picta bellii isolate R12L10 chromosome 19, ASM1138683v2, whole genome shotgun sequence, one region contains:
- the LOC135976653 gene encoding myb/SANT-like DNA-binding domain-containing protein 1: MQSSPAEVTMQSQNRKRAPAWTDREVLDLIAVWGDESVLSELRSKKRNAKIYEKISKAMTERGYSRDATQCHMKIKELRQGYQKTKESNGRSGSQPHTCRFYEALHSILGVAATTTPPLSVDSDDGVLSTAASSEMFADGEDEEGDEEDEAVDSAFNADFPDSQGKSPSRRFPTNPPKAVTQTVNQGKHQ, encoded by the coding sequence atgcagagctctccagcagaggtgaccatgcaatcgcagaatagaaagagggccccagcatggactgatcgggaagtcttggatctgatcgctgtgtggggcgatgagtccgtgctttcggagctgcgatcaaaaaaACGGAATgccaagatctacgagaagatctccaaagccatgacggagagaggatacagccgggatgcaacacagtgccacatgaaaattaaggagctgagacaagggtaccagaagaccaaagagtcaaacggacgctctggatcccagccccacacatgccgtttctacgaggcactgcattccattctaggtgtggccgccaccactaccccaccactgtccgtggactctgacgatggggtattgtcgacggccgcttcctcggagatgttcgcggacggggaagatgaggaaggagatgaggaggacgaggcagtcgacagtgctttcaacgctgatttccccgacagccaggggaAATCACCCTCAAGGAGAttccctaccaaccctcccaaggcggtaacccagaccgtgaatcaggggaaacatcagtag